The following proteins come from a genomic window of Kocuria palustris:
- a CDS encoding Crp/Fnr family transcriptional regulator, which yields MSASCRCCQGDQARVDASGRVRMDPDHRLACVSRVPIFRGLPEEDRRRIAARATTRLVPKGEVVQQQGGMPALQIVHSGQVKQCLLAEDGTQRLLRILGPGEFMGEHSVLTGRPAPREATAMTVSQVCTLSRLDVQQWLEETPQLALSLLDAVTARLEDTEARLSELVGTTVGHRLGEYLAGAADGVEGVPFDLPISKRDLAQLLGTTPETISRRLRALSDEGLLRVGPGRRMVVMDIAGMLRA from the coding sequence ATGTCCGCGAGCTGCCGCTGCTGCCAGGGTGATCAGGCCCGGGTCGATGCCTCCGGGCGCGTGCGGATGGATCCCGATCACCGTCTGGCCTGCGTCAGCCGGGTGCCCATCTTCCGGGGGCTGCCTGAGGAGGATCGGCGTCGGATCGCCGCCCGCGCCACGACCCGCCTGGTACCCAAGGGCGAGGTGGTCCAGCAGCAGGGCGGCATGCCCGCGCTGCAGATCGTCCACTCCGGGCAGGTCAAGCAGTGCCTGCTGGCCGAGGACGGGACCCAGCGGCTGCTGCGGATCCTGGGGCCGGGGGAGTTCATGGGCGAGCACTCGGTGCTCACCGGACGGCCCGCCCCGCGGGAGGCCACGGCCATGACGGTCTCCCAGGTCTGCACGCTCTCGCGCCTGGACGTCCAGCAGTGGCTCGAGGAGACCCCGCAGCTCGCGCTGAGCCTGCTCGATGCAGTGACCGCCCGGCTCGAGGACACCGAGGCGCGGCTCAGCGAGCTCGTGGGCACCACGGTGGGTCACCGTCTGGGCGAGTACCTGGCCGGTGCCGCCGACGGGGTCGAGGGCGTGCCGTTCGACCTCCCGATCAGCAAGCGGGACCTCGCCCAGCTGCTGGGCACCACTCCCGAAACCATCTCCCGGAGGCTGCGGGCGCTGTCGGACGAGGGCCTGCTGCGTGTGGGGCCCGGTCGGCGGATGGTCGTCATGGACATCGCGGGCATGCTGCGCGCCTGA
- a CDS encoding patatin-like phospholipase family protein, whose amino-acid sequence METEGQDTDPQAQTRPAPLTSNVKDVALVFEGGGMRGSYTAGVVTTLLSAGIHIDYVCGISAGASHTAHYLSRDMWRARRSFVEFSQEPDFGNLSTFARGHGLLNSQFIYEDAAGPGGPLPFDYQTYLANPASFRIGTFNASKGTMHYVGREAIRSELDLMRLARASSSMPLVMPPVERDGDLYYDGAIGPSGGIPLDAAQVDGYTKFLIVLSQERGFTKAAERFSAVIRRRFRDLPAVVEALEARAENYNRMREQVFDLEASGDAMVFVPDHMPVSNGERRLPRLQAAYAAGYLQAQRELPSWRDFLGV is encoded by the coding sequence ATGGAAACGGAAGGCCAGGACACCGATCCGCAGGCCCAGACGAGGCCTGCGCCCCTGACCAGCAACGTCAAGGACGTCGCTCTCGTCTTCGAGGGCGGAGGCATGCGCGGCAGCTACACGGCCGGAGTGGTCACCACGCTGCTCAGCGCGGGCATCCACATCGACTACGTCTGCGGGATCTCCGCCGGGGCCAGCCACACCGCGCATTACCTGTCCCGGGACATGTGGCGGGCGCGCCGGTCCTTCGTGGAGTTCTCGCAGGAGCCGGACTTCGGGAACCTCTCCACCTTCGCCCGCGGCCACGGGCTGCTGAACTCCCAGTTCATCTACGAGGATGCGGCCGGACCGGGCGGTCCTCTGCCCTTCGACTACCAGACCTACCTGGCCAACCCCGCGTCCTTCCGGATCGGGACGTTCAACGCCTCGAAGGGCACCATGCACTACGTCGGACGGGAGGCGATCCGCAGCGAGCTGGATCTGATGCGCCTGGCGCGGGCGTCGTCGTCCATGCCGCTGGTGATGCCGCCGGTCGAGCGCGACGGCGACCTCTACTACGACGGCGCGATCGGCCCCTCCGGCGGCATCCCGCTGGATGCCGCGCAGGTCGACGGCTACACCAAGTTCCTGATCGTGCTGAGCCAGGAGCGCGGCTTCACCAAGGCGGCCGAGCGCTTCAGCGCCGTGATTCGCCGTCGGTTCCGTGACCTGCCGGCCGTCGTGGAGGCGCTCGAGGCCCGCGCGGAGAACTACAACCGCATGCGCGAGCAGGTCTTCGACCTCGAGGCCTCGGGCGATGCCATGGTCTTCGTCCCGGACCACATGCCGGTCTCCAACGGCGAGCGCCGCCTGCCCAGGCTGCAGGCCGCCTACGCCGCCGGCTACCTGCAGGCGCAGCGCGAGCTGCCGTCCTGGCGGGATTTCCTGGGCGTGTGA
- a CDS encoding GntP family permease, whose translation MPGGPAAARRPAAVASLKKQENTMVLGIIGILVSLALLITLAYRGVTVVIAAPTAAIVAMLFSQAPLLASYTEIFMPALGGFITSYFPMFLTGAIFGKLMTMSGYATDIAQTMTRRLGSRQAMLTTVLTTGLLTYGGISVFVVVFVMFPLARELFREADIPRRLLPATIAHGMLTFTMTALPGSPQVQNIIPAQAFQTTSFAAPLIGVIGGTAIFALGMVWLEYRKRRLMGAGESFADLTALERRSGADADVSTQAQSVVMSGSPSRGSESLTPPNHVVPFIPVLLVFAVNFGCTILLFPALDWGYLQEERFGGVTVDERAGVWAVLIALFLAAVSILVLSLKDAKWLVGGVADGARNALLPIFNTASEVGYGAVIASLGAFALVRDGIFGISDSALVSSAVSTSVIAGVTGSASGGMTIALNAFGEDLAQQAAEQGISLEIMHRITAMASGGLDSMPHNGAVITLLMVCGMTHRESYKDVGVITLVIPVLVTAALIAAYLTFA comes from the coding sequence ATGCCCGGGGGCCCGGCGGCGGCTCGTCGTCCCGCCGCCGTAGCGAGCCTGAAGAAGCAGGAGAACACCATGGTCCTCGGGATTATCGGGATCCTCGTATCCCTAGCGCTGCTCATCACGCTGGCCTACCGGGGCGTGACGGTCGTGATCGCCGCGCCCACCGCCGCGATCGTGGCCATGCTGTTCTCGCAGGCCCCGCTGCTGGCCTCATACACCGAGATCTTCATGCCAGCGCTCGGCGGCTTCATCACCAGCTACTTCCCCATGTTCCTCACGGGGGCCATCTTCGGCAAGCTGATGACGATGTCGGGCTACGCCACCGACATCGCGCAGACCATGACCCGCCGTCTGGGCTCACGTCAGGCCATGCTGACGACCGTGCTCACCACGGGTCTGCTGACCTACGGCGGCATCAGCGTGTTCGTCGTGGTGTTCGTGATGTTCCCACTGGCCCGCGAGCTGTTCCGCGAGGCCGACATCCCCCGACGACTGCTGCCCGCCACGATCGCCCACGGCATGCTCACCTTCACCATGACGGCGCTGCCCGGCTCGCCCCAGGTGCAGAACATCATCCCTGCGCAGGCTTTCCAGACCACGTCGTTCGCTGCACCACTGATCGGCGTCATCGGCGGTACCGCGATCTTCGCGCTCGGCATGGTCTGGCTCGAGTACCGCAAGCGCCGCCTCATGGGCGCAGGGGAGAGCTTCGCGGATCTCACCGCTCTGGAGCGGCGCAGCGGGGCCGACGCAGACGTCAGCACACAGGCCCAGTCGGTCGTGATGTCCGGCAGCCCGTCGCGCGGCTCAGAGTCCCTGACGCCGCCGAACCACGTCGTCCCCTTCATCCCCGTGCTGCTGGTCTTCGCCGTGAACTTCGGCTGCACGATCCTGCTGTTCCCCGCCCTGGACTGGGGCTACCTGCAGGAGGAGCGCTTCGGCGGCGTCACCGTCGACGAGCGCGCCGGGGTCTGGGCCGTGCTCATCGCTCTGTTCCTGGCGGCTGTGAGCATCCTGGTGCTCAGTCTCAAGGACGCCAAGTGGCTGGTGGGTGGGGTCGCCGACGGCGCCCGCAACGCCCTGCTGCCCATCTTCAACACAGCCTCCGAAGTGGGCTACGGCGCCGTGATCGCTTCCCTGGGTGCGTTCGCGCTGGTGCGGGACGGCATCTTCGGGATCTCAGACAGCGCCCTGGTCTCCTCCGCAGTCTCCACCTCGGTGATCGCCGGCGTGACTGGGTCGGCATCTGGCGGCATGACGATCGCGCTGAACGCGTTCGGCGAAGACCTGGCGCAGCAGGCGGCCGAGCAGGGCATCAGCCTTGAGATCATGCACCGCATCACCGCCATGGCCTCTGGCGGGCTCGACTCCATGCCGCACAATGGCGCAGTGATCACCCTGCTGATGGTCTGCGGGATGACGCACCGCGAGTCCTACAAGGATGTCGGTGTGATCACCCTGGTCATTCCGGTGCTGGTCACCGCCGCCCTGATCGCCGCGTACCTCACGTTCGCCTGA
- a CDS encoding CoA-acylating methylmalonate-semialdehyde dehydrogenase: MTETQTLPVIGHFLDGRVLEDSARRSPVFDPATGVHQKDVALADPALVDQAVRSAAEAQRAWRRVGLGKRSQVIFKARQILLARQGELAAAITSEHGKVLSDAAGEISRGLENVDFCTGLMHHLKGEYAEQVSTGIDVHQVRQPVGVVACITPFNFPAMIPLWMATTALAAGNAVVLKPSERDPSVSLLIAQAFKDAGLPDGLLNVVQGDRVAVDELITHPQIEAISFVGSTPIAQSIYVKAAEQGKRVQALGGAKNHMVVMPDAHLDSAADAAVSAAYGSAGERCMAVSVVVAVGSIADDLVQKIRERAEKLTIGPGTDSSSEMGPLVSAEALERVTGYVARAADEGAEVVLDGRDQQFEGGGYFTGVSLLDHVRPGMKVYDDEIFGPVLCVVRVENYDEAVELINSSRFANGTALFTRDGKTAREFEFDIEVGMVGVNVPIPVPVGAFSFGGWKGSLFGDTHMYGPEGFNFYTRRKVVSTRWPEPSESQIDLGFPTN; the protein is encoded by the coding sequence ATGACTGAGACACAGACGCTCCCCGTGATCGGGCACTTCCTCGACGGCCGCGTGCTGGAGGACTCCGCTCGCCGCAGTCCCGTCTTCGATCCGGCCACAGGAGTGCATCAGAAGGACGTCGCGCTCGCCGATCCTGCCCTGGTGGATCAGGCCGTGCGCAGCGCAGCAGAAGCCCAGCGCGCATGGCGCCGGGTGGGCCTGGGCAAGCGCAGCCAGGTCATCTTCAAGGCCCGTCAGATCCTGCTGGCGCGCCAGGGGGAGTTGGCCGCAGCCATCACCTCCGAGCACGGCAAAGTGCTCTCGGACGCCGCCGGTGAGATCTCCCGCGGTCTCGAGAACGTCGACTTCTGCACCGGACTGATGCATCACCTGAAGGGCGAATACGCGGAGCAGGTGTCCACCGGGATCGATGTCCACCAGGTCCGCCAGCCTGTAGGGGTCGTCGCCTGCATCACCCCTTTCAACTTTCCCGCGATGATCCCGCTGTGGATGGCCACTACAGCCCTGGCCGCCGGCAACGCGGTGGTCCTCAAGCCCTCGGAGCGTGACCCCTCGGTCTCGCTGCTGATCGCCCAGGCCTTCAAGGACGCCGGTCTGCCCGACGGCCTGCTCAACGTCGTGCAGGGGGACCGCGTGGCCGTCGATGAGCTGATCACCCATCCGCAGATCGAAGCGATCTCATTCGTCGGCTCGACCCCGATCGCCCAGTCGATCTATGTGAAGGCCGCCGAGCAGGGCAAGCGCGTCCAGGCCCTGGGCGGGGCCAAGAACCACATGGTCGTCATGCCCGACGCCCACCTCGATTCCGCCGCTGATGCCGCGGTCTCGGCCGCCTACGGATCCGCTGGCGAGCGCTGCATGGCTGTGTCTGTGGTGGTCGCAGTCGGCAGCATCGCCGATGACCTGGTGCAGAAGATCCGCGAACGCGCCGAGAAGCTCACGATCGGCCCAGGCACAGACTCCTCTTCGGAGATGGGCCCGCTGGTCTCCGCCGAGGCCCTTGAGCGAGTGACGGGCTATGTGGCACGTGCCGCCGACGAGGGCGCGGAAGTCGTCCTCGACGGCCGCGACCAGCAGTTCGAAGGCGGCGGATACTTCACCGGCGTCTCGCTGCTGGACCACGTGCGCCCGGGCATGAAGGTCTATGACGACGAGATCTTCGGCCCGGTGCTGTGCGTCGTGCGGGTCGAGAACTACGACGAGGCCGTCGAATTGATCAATTCCAGCCGCTTCGCTAACGGCACTGCCTTGTTCACCCGCGACGGCAAGACCGCCCGCGAGTTCGAATTCGACATCGAGGTCGGAATGGTCGGGGTCAACGTCCCGATCCCGGTGCCGGTGGGCGCGTTCAGCTTCGGCGGGTGGAAGGGCTCGCTGTTCGGCGACACCCACATGTACGGCCCGGAGGGCTTCAACTTCTACACGCGACGCAAGGTCGTCTCGACCAGGTGGCCGGAGCCCAGCGAGTCGCAGATCGACCTGGGATTCCCCACGAACTGA
- the mmsB gene encoding 3-hydroxyisobutyrate dehydrogenase, with amino-acid sequence MSIYAWIGLGNMGGPMSSNLVKAGHTVRGFDLDQKVLARAEAEGVQPVGSIAEAVDGVDAVFTMLPKGAHVREAYDGDDGIWAHASTDTLLIDSSTVDIETSRFTHDESEKRGFAFVDAPVSGGISGAAAGTLGFMLGGSPENVERATGHIEPMSGKTIAAGGPTNGTAAKICNNMMLFINVIAAAEGSQLAERMGLDPKVFWDIVSASSGCSWAQQTWYPVPGVVDSAAANNDYAATFRADLALKDITLALDAGELTELNLPGAKLAQSQFQQLMDEGLGDMDCTLITKFVSPDGSAPGYSG; translated from the coding sequence ATGAGCATCTACGCATGGATCGGCCTCGGGAACATGGGCGGTCCCATGTCCAGCAATCTCGTCAAGGCAGGGCACACCGTGCGCGGCTTCGACCTGGACCAGAAGGTCCTGGCACGCGCCGAGGCCGAAGGGGTGCAGCCCGTCGGCAGCATCGCCGAGGCCGTCGATGGCGTCGACGCTGTCTTCACGATGCTCCCCAAAGGCGCGCACGTCCGCGAGGCCTATGACGGCGACGACGGAATCTGGGCTCACGCCAGCACCGACACCCTCCTGATCGACAGCTCGACCGTCGACATCGAGACCTCGCGCTTCACCCACGACGAGTCCGAGAAGCGCGGCTTCGCATTCGTGGACGCCCCGGTCTCAGGCGGCATCTCGGGCGCGGCCGCCGGCACCCTCGGCTTCATGCTCGGCGGCTCCCCCGAGAACGTCGAGCGGGCCACCGGGCACATCGAGCCCATGAGTGGCAAGACCATTGCCGCGGGTGGGCCCACCAATGGCACTGCGGCCAAGATCTGCAACAACATGATGCTGTTCATCAACGTCATCGCCGCAGCCGAGGGCTCCCAGTTGGCCGAACGCATGGGATTGGATCCGAAGGTCTTCTGGGACATCGTCTCGGCTTCCTCCGGATGCTCATGGGCACAGCAGACCTGGTATCCGGTGCCCGGTGTGGTGGACTCCGCAGCCGCGAACAACGACTACGCCGCGACCTTCCGCGCCGACCTGGCCCTGAAGGACATCACCCTGGCCCTGGACGCCGGCGAGCTCACGGAACTGAATCTGCCAGGCGCGAAGCTGGCCCAGAGCCAGTTCCAGCAGCTCATGGACGAGGGCCTGGGCGATATGGACTGCACCCTGATCACCAAGTTCGTCTCCCCAGACGGCTCTGCCCCGGGCTACTCCGGCTGA
- a CDS encoding LysR family transcriptional regulator, which yields MKWDGAAQHLDGIVAFLAVARLGRLTAAAESIGVNHSTISRRIAALETSLGGRLLVRTQGGWEVTEQGRQALGAAERIEEALAELAADSSSGRLTGMVRVSAPEAFASWLATPALAQLQNDHPDVSVELVSATQRARQYRTGLDLEVVVGRPHVHRAEASWLRDYSLNLYATRSYLQRSGTPRSLVDLGEHRLNYYVESMLAIDDLDRATERLPPMPRGIASTSVHSHLAATLTGSGIGLLPDFAVADEPRLMRVLPDEFSWRLSYWAVGRQEAVRNPLVQQAYVALRGDRPTTG from the coding sequence ATGAAGTGGGATGGCGCGGCTCAGCATCTGGACGGGATCGTGGCCTTCCTGGCTGTGGCGCGACTGGGGCGGTTGACCGCCGCAGCCGAGTCGATCGGGGTGAACCATTCGACCATCTCCCGTCGGATCGCGGCCCTTGAGACCTCTCTGGGCGGGCGCTTGCTGGTGCGCACTCAAGGGGGCTGGGAAGTCACGGAGCAGGGGCGGCAGGCACTGGGGGCCGCGGAGCGGATCGAGGAAGCGCTCGCGGAGCTGGCCGCGGATTCGTCGTCTGGTCGCCTCACAGGAATGGTTCGCGTGAGTGCTCCGGAGGCCTTTGCCTCGTGGCTGGCCACCCCCGCACTGGCGCAGCTGCAGAATGACCATCCCGACGTCAGCGTGGAGCTGGTGAGCGCGACGCAGCGGGCTCGGCAGTACCGCACGGGCCTGGACCTGGAAGTGGTGGTGGGCCGGCCTCACGTGCACCGCGCCGAAGCCTCGTGGCTGCGGGACTACTCGCTGAACCTCTACGCCACGCGCTCCTACCTCCAGCGCTCGGGCACCCCACGGTCACTGGTGGATCTGGGTGAGCACCGTCTGAACTACTACGTCGAGTCCATGCTCGCGATCGACGACCTGGACAGGGCCACGGAACGGTTGCCGCCCATGCCTCGCGGAATCGCCTCCACGAGCGTCCACTCGCACTTGGCGGCCACGCTGACAGGCTCCGGCATCGGCCTGCTGCCGGACTTCGCCGTGGCCGATGAGCCGCGGCTCATGCGGGTGCTGCCTGACGAGTTCTCGTGGCGGCTTTCCTACTGGGCGGTCGGCCGCCAGGAGGCGGTGCGCAATCCGCTCGTCCAACAGGCCTACGTCGCGCTGCGCGGCGACCGGCCGACGACGGGATGA
- a CDS encoding GntR family transcriptional regulator — protein MTAPDTQSLPQRQASPPSSQDQAPTAKHERLRAELARLITQELSPGDQLPGERRLEQEHGVSRITVRHAIAELVRDGLLVREHGRGTFVAPSPARSRLHLASFHEDMRTAGLAPSTVPVLLSQEDAPPTAAAHLGAARALRIRRLRLGNGTPVSVDDCWVPEGVLPMETDWSASLYGMLAETGVGITRAEQTVQAAGASPEDAQLLDIAPGAPVLVFHRRSFSLGADGEIPIEYSISVYRGDRYQLSMEVTG, from the coding sequence GTGACCGCTCCGGACACGCAGTCGCTGCCGCAACGGCAGGCATCGCCGCCTTCGTCGCAGGACCAGGCCCCGACGGCCAAGCACGAGCGCCTGCGTGCGGAGCTGGCGCGCCTGATCACACAGGAGCTCTCCCCCGGCGATCAGCTGCCCGGGGAGCGGCGACTCGAGCAGGAGCACGGAGTCTCGCGCATCACCGTGCGGCACGCGATCGCCGAGCTCGTGCGCGACGGGCTGCTGGTGCGCGAGCACGGACGCGGCACCTTCGTGGCCCCGTCCCCTGCCCGCTCTCGGCTGCATCTGGCCTCCTTCCACGAGGACATGCGCACCGCAGGGCTCGCGCCCTCGACCGTGCCGGTCCTGCTCAGCCAAGAGGACGCTCCGCCGACCGCCGCCGCGCACCTCGGTGCCGCGCGGGCCCTGAGGATCCGGCGTCTGCGCCTGGGCAACGGCACCCCCGTCAGCGTCGACGACTGCTGGGTGCCCGAGGGTGTGCTGCCGATGGAGACGGACTGGTCCGCCTCGCTCTACGGCATGCTCGCCGAGACCGGAGTCGGGATCACCCGTGCAGAGCAGACGGTGCAGGCCGCCGGCGCGTCCCCGGAGGACGCCCAGCTGCTGGACATCGCCCCCGGGGCGCCCGTTCTGGTGTTCCACCGCCGCTCCTTCAGCCTGGGCGCGGACGGCGAGATCCCCATCGAGTACTCGATCTCCGTCTACCGCGGCGACCGCTACCAGCTGTCCATGGAGGTCACGGGTTGA
- a CDS encoding glucose PTS transporter subunit IIA yields the protein MSLQIRVPFTGRIMRLDEVPDPVFAQGMVGAGLALMPADDAATVEVVAPVAGTVLKAMPHAIALIAEDGTGILVHVGLDTVGLKGRGFEVLVEKKQAVQPGDPMLRVDAAVVREAGLSLCTPVVAMDTAPERLELEAAAGAHVEALGPLFALQPAP from the coding sequence GTGAGCCTCCAGATCCGCGTCCCGTTCACGGGGCGGATCATGAGGCTCGACGAAGTCCCGGATCCGGTCTTCGCCCAGGGCATGGTGGGCGCCGGCCTGGCGCTCATGCCCGCCGACGACGCCGCGACCGTCGAGGTGGTGGCCCCCGTGGCCGGCACGGTGCTCAAGGCCATGCCGCACGCGATCGCACTGATCGCCGAGGATGGCACCGGGATCCTGGTCCACGTCGGTCTGGACACCGTGGGCCTGAAGGGCCGGGGGTTCGAGGTGCTGGTCGAGAAGAAGCAGGCGGTCCAGCCCGGCGATCCGATGCTGCGCGTGGACGCCGCCGTGGTGCGCGAGGCCGGACTGAGCCTGTGCACTCCGGTCGTGGCCATGGACACTGCGCCCGAGCGCCTCGAGCTGGAAGCGGCTGCCGGCGCGCACGTCGAGGCTCTGGGTCCTCTGTTCGCACTGCAGCCCGCGCCGTGA
- a CDS encoding glucose PTS transporter subunit EIIB, protein MSKAEDILRALGGAQNVEDIEGCITRLRTEVADSSVIDEPALKAAGAHGVMVSGGIVQVVVGPEAENLAEDIQDLL, encoded by the coding sequence ATGTCGAAGGCCGAGGACATCCTGCGAGCGCTCGGCGGCGCCCAGAACGTCGAGGACATCGAGGGCTGCATCACGCGCCTGCGCACCGAGGTCGCGGACTCCTCCGTGATCGACGAGCCCGCGCTGAAGGCGGCCGGCGCCCACGGCGTCATGGTCTCCGGCGGCATCGTCCAGGTCGTGGTGGGCCCCGAGGCCGAGAACCTGGCCGAGGACATCCAGGACCTGCTGTGA
- a CDS encoding PTS transporter subunit EIIC → MSTANPAAAAGDGAGASQPEKKPSRAMQQLQRFGRSLMLPIAALPAAGILLRLGQDDMIGRFENSELLLAVAAVLGGAGNALFENLGYLFAVGLAFGFAKKGDGSAAMAGLVGYLVLLGVFDAMAPIVLGAPEEGAEPPVINYGVLGGIAVGVIAAKLWERYHRIKLPDWLGFFGGRRFVPIAVAAVCVVLGVVMAFVYPFFAAGLTWLSDAVAQNAVAGGGIYGVVNRLLIPMGLHHVLNTPLWFQLGDYDGAHGDIYRFFAGDPSAGIFTTGFFPIMMFALPAAALAIYHEAKPEKKKATGGIMLSMALTAFVTGITEPLEFAFMFVAWPLYLIHAVLTGTSMALVNALDIHMGFSFSAGAIDYLLNFGLAQKPLLLALIGIGYAVVYYFLFRFVIRRWNLRTPGREDESVDAEMQGKV, encoded by the coding sequence ATGTCCACGGCGAATCCGGCGGCCGCGGCCGGCGACGGGGCAGGCGCGAGCCAGCCCGAGAAGAAGCCCTCGCGGGCCATGCAGCAGCTGCAGCGCTTCGGGCGCAGCCTCATGCTCCCTATTGCCGCGCTGCCGGCGGCGGGCATCCTGCTGCGCCTGGGCCAGGACGACATGATCGGCCGGTTCGAGAACAGCGAGCTGCTGCTCGCGGTGGCCGCGGTCCTGGGCGGGGCGGGCAATGCCCTGTTCGAGAACCTCGGCTACCTCTTCGCGGTCGGACTGGCCTTCGGCTTCGCCAAGAAGGGCGACGGCTCTGCCGCGATGGCAGGCCTGGTCGGCTACCTGGTGCTGCTCGGCGTGTTCGACGCCATGGCCCCGATCGTGCTGGGCGCCCCGGAGGAGGGTGCGGAGCCGCCGGTGATCAATTACGGCGTGCTCGGGGGCATTGCGGTGGGCGTCATCGCGGCCAAGCTGTGGGAGCGCTACCACCGCATCAAGCTGCCGGACTGGCTCGGGTTCTTCGGCGGGCGGCGCTTCGTGCCGATCGCGGTGGCCGCCGTGTGCGTCGTCCTGGGTGTGGTCATGGCGTTCGTCTATCCGTTCTTCGCTGCGGGACTGACGTGGCTCAGTGATGCTGTGGCGCAGAACGCCGTCGCCGGCGGCGGCATCTACGGCGTCGTCAACCGGCTGCTGATCCCCATGGGCCTGCACCATGTGCTGAACACCCCGCTGTGGTTCCAGCTGGGCGACTATGACGGCGCTCACGGAGACATCTACCGCTTCTTCGCCGGCGATCCCTCGGCAGGCATCTTCACCACCGGCTTCTTCCCGATCATGATGTTCGCGCTGCCCGCTGCTGCGCTGGCGATCTACCACGAGGCCAAGCCGGAGAAGAAGAAGGCCACCGGGGGCATCATGCTGTCCATGGCGCTGACGGCATTCGTCACCGGCATCACCGAGCCGCTCGAGTTCGCCTTCATGTTCGTGGCCTGGCCGCTCTACCTGATCCACGCGGTGCTCACGGGCACGTCGATGGCGCTGGTCAACGCCCTGGACATCCACATGGGCTTCAGCTTCTCCGCCGGGGCGATCGACTACCTGCTCAACTTCGGCCTGGCGCAGAAGCCGCTGCTGCTGGCGCTGATCGGAATCGGCTACGCGGTGGTCTACTACTTCCTCTTCCGCTTCGTGATCCGCAGGTGGAACCTGCGCACTCCGGGGCGCGAGGACGAGTCCGTGGACGCCGAGATGCAGGGGAAGGTCTGA
- a CDS encoding glucosamine-6-phosphate deaminase, whose protein sequence is MRVVVVDSPEHAGRLAGDAVAAVVAGAQRPVLGLATGSSPRPVYDELARRVDDDSLSLARTRAFLLDEYLGLLSDDPRSYRAEIEREVVECTDLPSAAVRGLDGAASDVEAECCAYERSIRDAGGIDLQLLGVGSDGHIGFNEPGSPLDSRTRPMELAPRTRQDNARFFGGDVEQVPARCLTQGIATILEAGELLLLAFGDSKAEAIRQAVEGPVCERWPVTALQRHPHVTVLVDRAAVSLLERSDSTA, encoded by the coding sequence CTGCGGGTCGTCGTCGTCGATTCGCCCGAGCACGCGGGTCGGCTCGCGGGGGATGCTGTGGCGGCCGTCGTGGCGGGGGCTCAGCGTCCGGTCCTGGGGCTGGCCACGGGCTCCAGCCCGCGCCCGGTCTACGACGAGCTGGCCCGCAGGGTCGACGACGACAGCCTCAGCCTGGCGCGCACCCGGGCCTTCCTGCTCGACGAGTATCTCGGTCTGTTGAGCGACGACCCCCGGTCCTACCGGGCGGAGATCGAACGGGAGGTGGTCGAGTGCACCGATCTGCCGAGTGCCGCGGTGCGCGGCCTGGACGGCGCGGCCTCAGACGTCGAAGCCGAGTGCTGTGCCTATGAGCGGTCCATCCGCGACGCCGGCGGGATCGATCTGCAGCTGCTGGGCGTGGGCTCGGACGGGCACATCGGCTTCAACGAGCCGGGTTCGCCGCTGGATTCGCGCACCCGGCCCATGGAGCTGGCCCCGCGCACGCGGCAGGACAACGCCCGCTTCTTCGGCGGCGACGTCGAGCAGGTTCCCGCGCGCTGCCTGACGCAGGGCATCGCCACGATCCTGGAGGCGGGCGAGCTGCTCCTGCTGGCCTTCGGGGACTCGAAGGCGGAGGCGATCCGCCAGGCGGTCGAGGGCCCGGTCTGCGAGCGCTGGCCGGTCACCGCGCTGCAGCGTCATCCGCACGTGACCGTTCTCGTGGATCGGGCCGCGGTCTCCCTCCTGGAAAGGTCAGACTCAACGGCATGA